Proteins found in one Triticum aestivum cultivar Chinese Spring chromosome 4D, IWGSC CS RefSeq v2.1, whole genome shotgun sequence genomic segment:
- the LOC123098524 gene encoding DNA topoisomerase 3-alpha: protein MPPGGSAIRVLNVAEKPSVAKSVAEILSRGGMQSRAGRSRYNRVFEFNYAIGAQACHMLVTSVTGHLMELDFDDRYRRWYSCDPAELFHAPVRKAVPQDKQDIKRTLEEEARTCQWLVLWLDCDREGENIAYEVVDICAGANRNLNIWRARFSALIPREIHEAVQHLARPNKLFADAVDARQEIDLRIGASFTRFQTMLLKDAFVLDVSGEERNMVLSYGPCQFPTLGFIVERFWEIQAHEPEEFWTINCSHTSDEGTASFIWIRGHLFDYSSAVVIYEMCVHEPMATVQNVRNQEKLKYPPYPLSTVELQKRASRCCRMSSEHTMKVAEELYQAGFISYPRTETDSFSPNTDLHAIVREQVDHPDWGTYAQRLLNPEERLWRNPSNGGHDDKAHPPIHPTKFSTGENNWSPDHKKVYELVVRHFLACCSQPAVGAETTVEVDIAGEQFNASGRVVLAKNYLDVYRYDSWGGSLLPTYTIGQQFVPTSLTLDSGVTRPPPLLAEADLLSCMDKAGIGTDATMHEHIKKLLDRCYATKDANSRFSPTNLGEALVMGYDEMGYELWKPYLRAMMEADMKSVSVGTKSKAQVLEGCLQQMKACFLDARANKVKLLDAMGTFFARSNRPINETQNTIEVVRPCGACNDSEMLLKRRPNGGFMVGCRGFPQCRNVVWLPGSLAEAAVTQQICPTCVPGPVYKIQFKFNRRDIPPSFDVDHLGCIGGCDDVLKELTEMSRFQHHNQTTTPARSQSQTQTTSTSGVRQGAPRQDLPTGSRSTGQFANQHTPAVNPQGRGQSQTPSAVGVRQGTPRQDLHTVFRTASQFANEQQTPGVNPQGFRSTHTGLTQNSRNASSSGAGQVLCTTCGEACINRTANTEANRGRKFYKCQNPGCGFFVWEDELDNVAPRGRGRGSRGGGRQASASAGRRGGGRGRRGRGNTDADGMTFISATGDTVHGCCFTCGDPSHFANACPNRGR, encoded by the exons ATGCCTCCCGGCGGCAGCGCGATCCGCGTGCTGAACGTGGCGGAGAAGCCGTCGGTGGCCAAGTCCGTGGCGGAGATCCTGTCGCGCGGGGGAATGCAGTCGCGGGCGGGCCGGTCCCGCTACAACCGCGTCTTCGAGTTCAACTACGCCATCGGCGCCCAGGCCTGCCACATGCTCGTCACCTCCGTCACGGGCCACCTCATGGAGCTCGACTTCGACGACCGCTACCGCCGCTGGTACTCCTGCGACCCCGCCGAGCTCTTCCACGCCCCCGTCCGCAAGGCCGTCCCCCAG GATAAACAGGACATAAAGAGAACATTGGAAGAGGAAGCTAGGACCTGTCAATGGCTTGTGTTATGGCTTGATTGTGATAGAGAGGGTGAGAATATCGCATATGAAGTGGTTGACATTTGTGCGGGCGCCAACCGTAATCTAAACATTTGGAGAGCTCGTTTCTCAGCTTTGATTCCCAG GGAAATACATGAAGCTGTGCAACATCTCGCCAGACCCAACAAGCTATTTGCTGATGCTGTGGATGCAAGACAG GAAATTGACCTTCGCATAGGTGCCTCCTTCACTAGGTTTCAAACAATGCTGCTAAAAGATGCATTTGTCCTTGATGTCAGTGGGGAAGAAAGGAATATGGTTCTGAGCTATGGTCCTTGCCAG TTTCCAACTCTAGGATTTATAGTTGAGCGTTTCTGGGAGATACAAGCTCACGAACCTGAAGAGTTCTGGACAATAAATTGTTCTCACACTTCAGATGAAGGCACCGCGTCGTTTATTTGGAT ACGTGGCCATTTGTTTGATTACTCATCCGCTGTTGTGATCTATGAAATGTGTGTCCATGAACCAATGGCAACA GTACAGAATGTCAGGAATCAGGAGAAACTAAAATACCCTCCATACCCACTAAGTACCGTGGAGCTTCAGAAACGTGCTTCTAGGTGCTGCAGAATGAGTTCAGAGCACACAATGAAG GTGGCTGAAGAACTTTACCAAGCTGGATTCATTAGTTATCCCAGGACAGAGACTGATAGTTTCTCTCCAAACACTGATCTGCAT GCAATTGTACGTGAACAAGTGGATCATCCTGATTGGGGAACGTATGCCCAACGTCTTCTGAATCCTGAAGAAAGGCTCTGGAGAAATCCCAGCAATGGTGGTCATGATGACAAGGCACATCCTCCTATTCATCCAACAAAGTTTTCGACTGGTGAAAACAACTGGTCTCCAGATCACAAG AAAGTGTATGAGCTAGTTGTTCGCCATTTCCTTGCTTGTTGCTCCCAACCTGCAGTTGGAGCCGAGACAACTGTGGAAGTTGACATTGCTGGTGAACAGTTCAATGCATCAGGGCGTGTCGTACTTGCT AAAAATTACTTGGACGTTTATCGTTATGACTCATGGGGTGGTTCATTACTTCCAACATACACCATCGGACAGCAG TTTGTTCCGACGTCTTTAACACTTGATTCAGGAGTAACTCGACCACCACCTCTTCTTGCTGAAGCTGACCTCCTTAGCTGCATGGATAAA GCAGGAATCGGCACCGATGCAACGATGCATGAACACATAAAAAAGCTACTTGACCGTTGTTATGCAACCAAAGATGCAAATTCACGTTTCTCCCCGACAAATCTT GGGGAGGCGTTGGTAATGGGTTATGATGAAATGGG GTATGAGCTTTGGAAACCTTATTTAAGAGCAATGATGGAAGCTGACATGAAATCAGTTAGTGTCGGTACAAAGAGTAAAGCGCAAGTACTTGAGGGTTGTTTGCAGCAGATGAAGGCTTGTTTTCTGGAT GCAAGGGCAAACAAAGTGAAGCTCCTTGATGCAATGGGAACATTCTTTGCTAG GTCAAATAGACCTATCAACGAGACACAAAATACCATTGAAGTTGTAAGGCCCTGTGGTGCATGCAACGACTCTGAAATGTTGCTGAAGCGAAGGCCG AATGGTGGTTTTATGGTTGGCTGTCGGGGCTTTCCTCAGTGTAGAAATGTAGTATGGCTGCCCGGGTCCCTTGCAGAAGCTGCTGTGACGCAACAAATTTGTCCTACCTGCGTTCCAG GTCCTGTTTATAAGATCCAATTTAAGTTCAACCGAAGGGATATCCCACCAAGTTTCGATGTTGATCACCTAG GTTGCATTGGTGGATGTGACGATGTACTCAAAGAGCTTACAGAGATGAGTAGATTTCAACATCATAACCAGACTACGACGCCAG CAAGAAGCCAAAGCCAGACTCAGACTACATCCACGAGTGGTGTAAGGCAGGGGGCTCCAAGGCAGGATTTACCTACTGGTTCTCGTTCAACGGGGCAATTTGCTAACCAGCACACACCTGCTGTGAACCCCCAAG GGAGAGGTCAAAGCCAGACTCCAAGTGCTGTCGGAGTAAGGCAGGGGACTCCAAGGCAGGATTTGCATACTGTTTTTCGTACGGCCAGCCAGTTTGCTAATGAGCAGCAGACACCTGGGGTGAATCCACAAGGCTTTCGTTCGACCCACACGGGCCTTACCCAAAACTCAAGAAATGCATCATCATCAG GTGCAGGTCAAGTACTCTGCACTACATGTGGAGAGGCCTGCATAAATCGAACGGCTAATACAGAGGCGAACAGAGGGAGGAAGTTCTATAAATGTCAAAATCCTGGATGCGGCTTCTTTGT ATGGGAAGACGAGCTGGATAACGTGGCGCCCAGGGGCCGTGGGCGCGGCAGCCGCGGTGGCGGCAGGCAAGCATCTGCATCGGCAGGTCGTAGAGGCGGCGGCCGAGGCAGGAGGGGCCGGGGCAACACCGACGCCGACGGCATGACGTTCATCTCAGCGACCGGCGACACCGTGCACGGCTGCTGCTTCACCTGCGGCGACCCTTCCCACTTCGCCAACGCATGCCCGAACAGGGGGCGATAG